A single genomic interval of Oryza sativa Japonica Group chromosome 7, ASM3414082v1 harbors:
- the LOC4343704 gene encoding probable indole-3-acetic acid-amido synthetase GH3.9 isoform X1, with protein MATPAPDVSAIGAALRSPAATERVLSEILGRNAGAEYLTRCGHDAGDTGRATFRAKVPVVSYDDLKPYIQRVADGDCSPVLSTHPITEFLTSSGTSAGECKLILVAMDDSGRRQALHGLIGPVLKLYVPGLEKGKGLYFMFVKSETKTRGGLTAWFALTSVYKSEQFKSMAIAYTSPTAAILCEDAFQSMYAQMVCGLCQRHDVVRFGAVFAAALVRAIRFLQLNWGQLAADIEAGELGPHVADPSVREAVSGILRSDAELAEFVRIECSKGDWAGIITRIWPNTKYVDAIVTGAMAQYIRTLQYYSGGLPIVSTSYASSECFFGINLRPVCDPSEVSYTIMPNTAYFEFLPVGEVVDATNLVDLARVEVGREYEVVITTYAGLSRYRVGDVLRVTGFHNAAPQFRFVRRQSVLLSVELDKTDEAELHRAVERASSALLRPRGVSVAEYTSRACTERIPGHYVVYWELLTESPVGAGDGDTVDGETLGRCCLEMEEALSAVYRQGRVADGSIGPLEIRIVRPGTFEEVMDLAVSRGTSIGQYKVPQCVTVPSVVELLDSRVVSSQFSPALPHWIPTPRSD; from the exons ATGGCGACGCCAGCACCTGATGTCTCGGCCATCGGCGCGGCCCTCCGATCCCCGGCGGCGACG GAGCGCGTCCTCTCGGAGATCCTCGGCCGCAACGCCGGCGCGGAGTACCTCACCAGGTGCGGCCACGACGCCGGCGACACCGGCCGCGCCACCTTCCGGGCCAAGGTGCCGGTGGTGTCGTACGACGACCTGAAGCCGTACATCCAGCGCGTCGCCGACGGGGACTGCTCGCCCGTCCTATCGACGCACCCCATCACCGAGTTCCTCACCAGCTCCGGCACGTCGGCCGGCGAGTGCAAGCTGATACTCGTCGCCATGGAcgactccggccgccgccaggcACTGCACGGTCTCATTGGACCTGTCTTGAAACT atatgtCCCTGGGCTTGAAAAGGGTAAGGGGCTCTACTTCATGTTCGTCAAGTCAGAGACGAAGACACGAGGCGGCCTCACGGCGTGGTTTGCCCTGACGAGCGTCTACAAAAGCGAGCAATTCAAGAGCATGGCAATTGCCTACACGAGCCCCACGGCGGCCATCCTCTGCGAGGACGCGTTCCAGAGCATGTACGCGCAGATGGTGTGCGGCCTGTGCCAGCGCCACGACGTGGTGCGCTTCGGAGCTGTGTTCGCGGCCGCACTTGTTCGGGCGATCCGCTTCCTCCAGCTCAACTGGGGCCAGCTCGCCGCGGACATcgaggccggcgagctcggcCCACACGTTGCCGATCCGTCGGTGCGCGAGGCCGTCTCCGGGATCCTCCGGTCGGACGCCGAGCTCGCGGAGTTCGTCCGCATCGAGTGCTCCAAGGGTGACTGGGCCGGCATCATCACGCGTATTTGGCCGAACACCAAGTACGTGGATGCCATCGTCACCGGCGCCATGGCACAATACATCCGGACCCTGCAGTACTACAGTGGCGGCCTGCCGATCGTGAGCACCTCGTATGCGTCCTCCGAGTGTTTCTTCGGCATCAACCTCCGCCCCGTGTGCGACCCGTCCGAGGTGTCCTACACCATCATGCCCAACACGGCCTACTTCGAGTTCCTCCCGGtcggcgaggtcgtcgacgcgACCAACCTCGTCGACCTCGCCCGCGTGGAGGTCGGGCGGGAGTACGAGGTGGTGATCACCACCTACGCCGGTCTGAGCCGGTACCGCGTCGGCGACGTCCTCCGCGTGACGGGGTTCCACAACGCGGCACCGCAGTTCCGGTTCGTGCGCCGCCAAAGCGTGCTGCTATCCGTCGAGTTAGACAAGACCGACGAGGCCGAGCTGCACCGCGCGGTGGAGCGCGCCTCCTCGGCGCTCCTCCGCCCGCGCGGCGTGTCCGTCGCGGAGTACACCAGCCGCGCGTGCACCGAACGCATCCCGGGACATTATGTGGTCTACTGGGAGCTACTGACCGAGTCacccgtcggcgccggcgacggtgacACGGTGGACGGGGAGACGCTCGGCAGGTGCTGCCTCGAGATGGAGGAGGCACTCAGCGCGGTGTACAGGCAGGGCAGGGTTGCGGACGGCTCGATCGGGCCACTCGAGATCCGGATCGTCCGTCCCGGCACGTTCGAGGAGGTCATGGACTTGGCCGTCTCCCGCGGCACGTCCATTGGGCAGTACAAGGTGCCCCAGTGCGTGACTGTCCCATCCGTGGTGGAGCTGCTGGACTCGCGCGTCGTGTCTAGCCAATTCAGCCCTGCCCTGCCGCATTGGATCCCGACTCCACGATCCGACTAG
- the LOC4343703 gene encoding LOW QUALITY PROTEIN: putative indole-3-acetic acid-amido synthetase GH3.10 (The sequence of the model RefSeq protein was modified relative to this genomic sequence to represent the inferred CDS: deleted 2 bases in 1 codon) — translation MAAKGISTIGAASRSLSSSLMAAAKEPDVENLRLIEELTSNVDAVQERVLAEILGRNADAEYLDKCGLDASDTDRATFRAKVPVASYDDLKPYVKRIANGDRSPILSTHPIIEFFTSSGTSAGERKLMPIVTDEMARREVLSSLATSVLNVYVPGLHTGKGLYFLFARSETKTPGGLTAQPALTSVYKSEHFKRAYAYTSPMAAILCEDASQSMYAQMLCGLCQRHDVLRVGAVFAAALVRAIRFLQLNWAQLAADIETGELNPRVTDPSVREAVAVILRPDAELAEFIRTECSRGDWTGIVTRLWPKTKCLNVVVTGVMAQYIPTLQYYSGGLPIVSGMYASSECFFGLNLRPLCGPSEVSYTIMPNTAYFEFLPVGEAVDASNLVELARVEDGREYEVVVTTYAGLNRYRVGDVLCVTGFHNAAPQFRFVRRQSVLLSIEADKTDEAELQRAVERASSALLRPRGASIVEYTSRACTERVPGHFSPALPHWTLAP, via the exons ATGGCAGCGAAAGGCATCTCGACCATCGGCGCGGCCTCGCGGAGCCTGTCGTCGTcgctcatggcggcggcgaaggagcccGACGTCGAGAATCTCCGGCTCATCGAGGAGCTGACCTCCAACGTGGACGCCGTGCAGGAGCGTGTCCTGGCGGAGATCCTCGGCCGCAACGCCGATGCGGAGTACCTCGACAAGTGCGGCCTCGACGCCAGCGACACCGACCGCGCCACCTTCCGGGCCAAGGTGCCGGTGGCGTCGTACGACGACCTGAAGCCGTACGTCAAGCGCATTGCCAACGGGGACCGTTCGCCCATCTTGTCAACGCACCCCATCATCGAGTTCTTCACAAGCTCCGGCACTTCGGCCGGCGAGCGCAAGCTGATGCCCATCGTCACGGATGAGATGGCCCGCCGCGAGGTGCTGAGCAGTCTCGCTACATCTGTCTTGAACGT GTACGTGCCTGGGCTTCACACGGGGAAGGGGCTCTACTTTCTGTTCGCCAGATCGGAGACGAAAACACCAGGCGGCCTCACGGCGCAGCCCGCCTTGACGAGCGTATACAAAAGCGAACACTTCAAGAGGGCCTACGCCTACACGAGCCCAATGGCGGCCATCCTCTGCGAGGACGCGTCACAGAGCATGTACGCGCAGATGTTGTGCGGCCTGTGCCAGCGCCACGACGTGCTGCGCGTAGGCGCCGTGTTCGCCGCTGCGCTCGTCCGGGCTATCCGCTTCCTCCAGCTCAACTGGGCTCAGCTCGCGGCGGACATCGAGACCGGAGAGCTCAACCCCCGCGTCACCGACCCGTCTGTGCGCGAGGCTGTCGCCGTTATCCTCCGGCCGGACGCTGAGCTTGCCGAGTTCATCAGGACC GAGTGCTCCAGGGGCGACTGGACCGGCATTGTCACGCGCCTTTGGCCAAAAACCAAGTGTCTGAATGTCGTCGTCACCGGCGTGATGGCACAGTACATCCCGACCCTGCAGTATTACAGCGGCGGCCTGCCGATTGTGAGCGGCATGTATGCTTCCTCCGAGTGCTTCTTCGGCCTCAACCTCCGTCCCTTGTGCGGCCCGTCCGAGGTGTCCTACACCATCATGCCCAACACGGCCTACTTCGAGTTCCTCCCCGTCGGCGAGGCCGTCGACGCGAGCAACCTCGTGGAACTCGCCCGCGTGGAGGACGGGAGGGAGTACGAGGTGGTGGTCACCACCTACGCTGGGCTGAACCGATACCGCGTCGGTGACGTCCTCTGCGTGACGGGGTTCCACAACGCGGCGCCGCAGTTCCGGTTCGTGCGCCGCCAAAGCGTGCTGCTATCCATCGAGGCAGACAAGACCGACGAGGCCGAGCTGCAGCGCGCGGTGGAGCGCGCCTCCTCGGCGCTCCTCCGCCCGCGCGGCGCGTCCATCGTGGAGTACACCAGCCGCGCGTGCACCGAACGCGTCCCGGGACACTTCAGCCCCGCCCTGCCACACTGGACCCTGGCTCCATGA
- the LOC107277390 gene encoding probable histidine kinase 4, giving the protein MFYPMPLPMDARRRLMLGCPATLPVNKNRAQSRRTRRMMLGCPATDLILSCDEHECHKHERERERERERWRRRRGGCCCCCGGGAFELGWEEAEGRRRRRRWRGMVKLSTVAVVAWVLASAALWAGLHWRFRRPALHKAEEALVCICEERARMLQDQFAVSVNHVHALAILVVTFHYDKHPPALDQDTFAVYVARTSFERPLLSGVAYAQRVVHADRESFERQQGWIIKTMKHEPSPAQDEYAPVIYSQPPRRPSPTSRKRRGES; this is encoded by the exons ATGTTCTACCCCATGCCACTGCCGATGgatgcgcggcggcggttgatgTTAGGGTGTCCAGCGACATTGCCAGTCAATAAGAACCGGGCACAATCAAGAAGAACCCGGCGGATGATGTTAGGGTGTCCAGCGACGGATCTCATCCTGAGTTGCGACGAACACGAATGCCACaagcacgagagagagagagagagagagagagagaggtggaggcggcggaggggaggctgctgctgctgctgcggcggcggcgcatttGAATTGgggtgggaggaggcggaggggaggcggcggcggcggcggtggagggggatGGTGAAGCTGAgcacggtggcggtggtggcgtgggtgctggcgtcggcggcgctctGGGCGGGGCTGCACTGGCGCTTCCGCCGCCCGGCGCTGCACAAGGCCGAGGAGGCCCTCGTCTGCATTTgcgaggagcgcgcccgcatgCTGCAGGACCAGTTCGCCGTCTCCGTCAACCACGTCCACGCCCTCGCCATCCTCGTCGTGACCTTCCACTACGACAAGCACCCTCCCGCGCTCGACCAG GACACGTTCGCCGTGTACGTCGCGAGGACGTCCTTCGAGCGGCCGCTGCTGAGCGGCGTGGCGTACGCGCAGCGGGTGGTGCACGCCGACAGAGAGAGCTTCGAGCGGCAGCAAGGGTGGATCATCAAGACCATGAAGCACGAGCCGTCCCCAGCGCAGGACGAGTACGCCCCGGTGATCTACTCCCAGCCTCCCAGGAGACCATCTCCTACAtcgaggaagaggagaggagagtccTAA
- the LOC4343704 gene encoding probable indole-3-acetic acid-amido synthetase GH3.9 has product MATPAPDVSAIGAALRSPAATVSEADVEKLRLIEELTSDVDAVQERVLSEILGRNAGAEYLTRCGHDAGDTGRATFRAKVPVVSYDDLKPYIQRVADGDCSPVLSTHPITEFLTSSGTSAGECKLILVAMDDSGRRQALHGLIGPVLKLYVPGLEKGKGLYFMFVKSETKTRGGLTAWFALTSVYKSEQFKSMAIAYTSPTAAILCEDAFQSMYAQMVCGLCQRHDVVRFGAVFAAALVRAIRFLQLNWGQLAADIEAGELGPHVADPSVREAVSGILRSDAELAEFVRIECSKGDWAGIITRIWPNTKYVDAIVTGAMAQYIRTLQYYSGGLPIVSTSYASSECFFGINLRPVCDPSEVSYTIMPNTAYFEFLPVGEVVDATNLVDLARVEVGREYEVVITTYAGLSRYRVGDVLRVTGFHNAAPQFRFVRRQSVLLSVELDKTDEAELHRAVERASSALLRPRGVSVAEYTSRACTERIPGHYVVYWELLTESPVGAGDGDTVDGETLGRCCLEMEEALSAVYRQGRVADGSIGPLEIRIVRPGTFEEVMDLAVSRGTSIGQYKVPQCVTVPSVVELLDSRVVSSQFSPALPHWIPTPRSD; this is encoded by the exons ATGGCGACGCCAGCACCTGATGTCTCGGCCATCGGCGCGGCCCTCCGATCCCCGGCGGCGACGGTAAGCGAGGCCGACGTCGAGAAGCTCCGGCTCATCGAAGAACTGACCTCCGACGTGGACGCCGTGCAGGAGCGCGTCCTCTCGGAGATCCTCGGCCGCAACGCCGGCGCGGAGTACCTCACCAGGTGCGGCCACGACGCCGGCGACACCGGCCGCGCCACCTTCCGGGCCAAGGTGCCGGTGGTGTCGTACGACGACCTGAAGCCGTACATCCAGCGCGTCGCCGACGGGGACTGCTCGCCCGTCCTATCGACGCACCCCATCACCGAGTTCCTCACCAGCTCCGGCACGTCGGCCGGCGAGTGCAAGCTGATACTCGTCGCCATGGAcgactccggccgccgccaggcACTGCACGGTCTCATTGGACCTGTCTTGAAACT atatgtCCCTGGGCTTGAAAAGGGTAAGGGGCTCTACTTCATGTTCGTCAAGTCAGAGACGAAGACACGAGGCGGCCTCACGGCGTGGTTTGCCCTGACGAGCGTCTACAAAAGCGAGCAATTCAAGAGCATGGCAATTGCCTACACGAGCCCCACGGCGGCCATCCTCTGCGAGGACGCGTTCCAGAGCATGTACGCGCAGATGGTGTGCGGCCTGTGCCAGCGCCACGACGTGGTGCGCTTCGGAGCTGTGTTCGCGGCCGCACTTGTTCGGGCGATCCGCTTCCTCCAGCTCAACTGGGGCCAGCTCGCCGCGGACATcgaggccggcgagctcggcCCACACGTTGCCGATCCGTCGGTGCGCGAGGCCGTCTCCGGGATCCTCCGGTCGGACGCCGAGCTCGCGGAGTTCGTCCGCATCGAGTGCTCCAAGGGTGACTGGGCCGGCATCATCACGCGTATTTGGCCGAACACCAAGTACGTGGATGCCATCGTCACCGGCGCCATGGCACAATACATCCGGACCCTGCAGTACTACAGTGGCGGCCTGCCGATCGTGAGCACCTCGTATGCGTCCTCCGAGTGTTTCTTCGGCATCAACCTCCGCCCCGTGTGCGACCCGTCCGAGGTGTCCTACACCATCATGCCCAACACGGCCTACTTCGAGTTCCTCCCGGtcggcgaggtcgtcgacgcgACCAACCTCGTCGACCTCGCCCGCGTGGAGGTCGGGCGGGAGTACGAGGTGGTGATCACCACCTACGCCGGTCTGAGCCGGTACCGCGTCGGCGACGTCCTCCGCGTGACGGGGTTCCACAACGCGGCACCGCAGTTCCGGTTCGTGCGCCGCCAAAGCGTGCTGCTATCCGTCGAGTTAGACAAGACCGACGAGGCCGAGCTGCACCGCGCGGTGGAGCGCGCCTCCTCGGCGCTCCTCCGCCCGCGCGGCGTGTCCGTCGCGGAGTACACCAGCCGCGCGTGCACCGAACGCATCCCGGGACATTATGTGGTCTACTGGGAGCTACTGACCGAGTCacccgtcggcgccggcgacggtgacACGGTGGACGGGGAGACGCTCGGCAGGTGCTGCCTCGAGATGGAGGAGGCACTCAGCGCGGTGTACAGGCAGGGCAGGGTTGCGGACGGCTCGATCGGGCCACTCGAGATCCGGATCGTCCGTCCCGGCACGTTCGAGGAGGTCATGGACTTGGCCGTCTCCCGCGGCACGTCCATTGGGCAGTACAAGGTGCCCCAGTGCGTGACTGTCCCATCCGTGGTGGAGCTGCTGGACTCGCGCGTCGTGTCTAGCCAATTCAGCCCTGCCCTGCCGCATTGGATCCCGACTCCACGATCCGACTAG